In Chryseobacterium turcicum, a single window of DNA contains:
- a CDS encoding bestrophin family protein — MRVYNTKHFLKILVSLHKSDTMKILFPTMILMAIYSYGIQYLEVEYLHLTAKSKVSNVGLIHSLLGFVLSLLLVFRTNTAYDRWWEGRKLWGKLVNDTRNFAIKINTILSEDRDSANQIARYLKYYPHFLAKHLSQESTRLALDEDYSEIEKSLRNHGPTDLVILLTHKLHQLKKEGKISDVEMLYLDTQISGFLDVCGGCERIKNTPIPYSYSSFIKKFIILYVLALPIAYVINLGFFMIPLTVFVYYVLMSLELIAEEIEDPFNNDENDIPMETIAQNIEKNVHQIMGAKKIN; from the coding sequence ATGAGAGTTTACAATACTAAACATTTCCTGAAAATATTGGTCAGCTTACACAAAAGCGATACCATGAAAATCCTTTTTCCAACAATGATTTTGATGGCTATTTATTCCTATGGAATTCAATATTTGGAAGTTGAGTACCTTCATTTAACGGCAAAATCTAAAGTAAGCAATGTAGGATTAATTCATTCTTTATTAGGATTTGTGTTGTCTTTATTGCTGGTTTTCAGAACCAATACCGCATATGACCGATGGTGGGAAGGAAGAAAGCTTTGGGGAAAACTGGTAAATGACACAAGAAATTTCGCAATAAAAATAAACACTATTCTTTCAGAAGACAGAGATTCTGCAAACCAGATTGCTCGCTATTTAAAATACTATCCGCATTTTCTAGCGAAACATCTTTCTCAGGAATCTACAAGATTGGCTCTGGATGAAGATTATTCTGAAATTGAAAAATCTTTAAGAAATCATGGTCCGACAGATCTGGTGATTCTTTTAACTCACAAATTACACCAATTAAAAAAAGAAGGAAAAATTTCTGATGTAGAAATGTTATACTTAGACACTCAAATTTCAGGATTTTTAGATGTCTGCGGAGGCTGTGAAAGAATTAAAAATACGCCGATTCCCTATTCATATTCTTCTTTTATAAAAAAGTTTATCATATTATATGTTTTGGCGTTACCGATTGCTTACGTCATCAATCTTGGATTTTTTATGATTCCGCTGACGGTTTTTGTATATTATGTCTTGATGAGTCTGGAATTGATTGCCGAGGAAATAGAAGACCCTTTTAATAATGATGAAAATGATATCCCGATGGAAACAATTGCTCAGAATATCGAGAAAAATGTACACCAGATTATGGGTGCAAAAAAAATAAATTAG
- a CDS encoding ATP-grasp domain-containing protein gives MKAYIQTEKSGEFYNVNAFIAYEGFKKFGFEIKKFVDVDEISDKNPENIIVGGIGNVRRRLQNLNIIRQNKEIDYPEELKPFLKRQIWSSTINEIFNKKEWNIFIKPQIETKLFAGKVIKNEMDFLGLIDNERDTLIWCSELVNFKTEWRCFIRYKEILDIRRYKGDWDTKIDIELVKDAISQFTLQPNSYALDFGIDENGEIFLVEVNDGHSLGTYGISSADYAKFLSARWSELTQTEDYLNF, from the coding sequence ATGAAAGCGTATATTCAAACTGAAAAAAGCGGCGAGTTTTATAATGTCAACGCATTTATAGCCTATGAAGGATTTAAGAAATTTGGATTTGAAATTAAAAAATTTGTTGATGTTGATGAAATTTCAGATAAAAATCCAGAAAATATAATTGTTGGCGGAATTGGAAATGTCAGAAGACGTTTGCAAAATTTAAATATTATTCGCCAAAATAAAGAAATAGACTATCCCGAAGAATTAAAGCCTTTTTTAAAAAGACAAATTTGGAGCTCAACTATTAATGAAATATTCAATAAAAAAGAATGGAATATTTTCATTAAACCTCAAATAGAAACAAAACTATTTGCAGGGAAAGTGATTAAAAATGAAATGGATTTTTTAGGTTTAATCGATAATGAAAGAGACACTCTAATATGGTGCTCAGAGCTTGTAAATTTCAAGACGGAATGGAGATGTTTTATTAGATATAAGGAGATTTTAGACATCCGAAGATATAAAGGTGATTGGGATACTAAAATTGATATCGAGCTGGTAAAAGATGCAATTAGCCAATTTACACTCCAGCCTAATTCATATGCTTTAGATTTTGGTATAGATGAAAATGGAGAAATTTTCTTAGTAGAAGTTAATGATGGACATTCTCTTGGAACTTATGGGATTTCTTCAGCTGATTATGCAAAATTTCTTTCGGCGAGGTGGAGCGAATTAACACAAACAGAAGATTATTTAAACTTTTAA
- a CDS encoding DUF6973 domain-containing protein, with product MRTFKVILSTITSMSLKKIFKLLSAVLPHPLFSILSFYATVKAFSIAQKLYPKTASKNGEGNAFRHSLWCCSIMMYCCKVSSPEKALDFCKKITDLHEELFPNEPLETKMDLHNNKIGMDYFMEILPGIHRQFFEKSFFIKELQKKTANAKILKSLNDNFEGELVYLDEK from the coding sequence ATGAGGACATTTAAAGTGATTTTAAGCACCATCACATCTATGAGTTTAAAGAAAATATTTAAACTCTTATCTGCTGTGTTGCCCCATCCTCTTTTTTCTATTTTAAGTTTCTATGCAACGGTAAAAGCCTTTTCTATAGCACAGAAACTCTATCCTAAAACAGCCTCCAAAAACGGCGAAGGAAACGCTTTCAGGCATTCTCTTTGGTGTTGTTCGATTATGATGTACTGCTGTAAAGTTTCATCTCCAGAAAAAGCATTAGATTTCTGCAAAAAAATCACAGACCTTCACGAAGAATTATTTCCGAATGAGCCTTTGGAAACCAAAATGGATCTTCACAATAACAAAATAGGAATGGATTATTTCATGGAAATTTTACCGGGAATCCACCGCCAGTTTTTCGAAAAAAGCTTTTTTATTAAAGAATTACAAAAGAAAACTGCCAATGCTAAAATTCTGAAGAGTCTGAATGATAATTTTGAAGGAGAATTGGTTTATTTGGATGAAAAGTAA
- a CDS encoding ExbD/TolR family protein — protein sequence MKIQRRNKAHPEFSLAAMTDVILLMLIFFMITSSAANQSAIDVKLPQTGSIDNNIPNPMTVSVKPDGSYFIDDKPVSRELVEQTIVADLQSKSAKSFTIRADESTMHKDVVFLMEIAEKYKFNIAIATVKE from the coding sequence ATGAAAATTCAGAGAAGAAATAAAGCGCATCCGGAATTCAGCTTAGCAGCAATGACAGACGTTATCTTGCTGATGTTGATTTTCTTTATGATTACCTCTTCAGCGGCTAATCAGAGTGCAATTGATGTAAAACTTCCACAAACAGGAAGTATAGACAATAATATTCCGAATCCGATGACGGTAAGTGTAAAACCAGACGGATCGTATTTTATTGATGATAAACCTGTAAGTCGAGAATTGGTAGAGCAAACAATCGTTGCAGATCTTCAGAGCAAATCGGCAAAGTCATTTACCATAAGAGCAGATGAAAGCACCATGCACAAAGACGTGGTTTTCTTAATGGAAATTGCAGAAAAATATAAATTTAATATTGCGATTGCAACAGTTAAAGAATAA
- a CDS encoding CBS domain-containing protein, with protein sequence MFIKDYISKDFPCFHLTDSIESARVTLEAFGYSHIFIKKSHHFYGAIAKDFLYEEEGALKNLEHQIERFAILEDNNIMDSIRLFYTFNANVIPVINKNEKYLGYICCDDVFQTFSKYPLFSETGAILTIETPARKYSMTEIANIVESNNSKFYGGFISYMSDEVIHITIKISNENLASIDATFDRYDYRIVEKYYSDEKTDLFKDRLGFLQKFIEI encoded by the coding sequence ATGTTTATCAAGGACTATATCTCAAAAGATTTTCCGTGTTTTCATCTGACTGACTCTATCGAATCAGCTAGAGTAACCTTAGAAGCATTTGGATATTCGCATATTTTCATCAAAAAATCTCACCACTTTTACGGAGCTATCGCTAAAGACTTCCTTTATGAGGAAGAAGGTGCTCTGAAAAATCTGGAACATCAGATTGAGCGGTTTGCGATTTTGGAAGATAATAATATCATGGATAGCATTCGTTTGTTTTATACATTCAATGCCAACGTGATTCCTGTGATTAATAAAAACGAAAAATATCTGGGCTACATTTGTTGTGATGATGTTTTTCAAACCTTTTCAAAATATCCTCTGTTTTCGGAAACCGGCGCTATTCTCACCATAGAAACTCCGGCAAGAAAATATTCGATGACAGAAATTGCCAATATCGTCGAGAGTAACAACTCTAAGTTTTACGGCGGATTTATCAGTTATATGTCAGACGAAGTGATTCACATCACCATTAAAATCAGCAACGAAAATTTAGCTTCAATTGATGCTACTTTTGACCGTTATGATTACAGAATTGTAGAAAAATACTATTCTGATGAGAAAACAGATCTTTTCAAAGACCGTTTAGGTTTTTTACAAAAATTTATCGAAATATAA
- the accD gene encoding acetyl-CoA carboxylase, carboxyltransferase subunit beta → MAFDWFKRKAQNITTSTDEKKDVPKGLWHQTPSGKVVEHDELKKNNYVSPEDDFHVRIGSAEFFDILFDEGKFTELDANVESIDILNFKDTKSYTDRLKEVKAKTKLTDSIRNAVGTVNGTEMVVSCMDFAFIGGSLGSVMGEKIRRAIDYCIEKRLPYMIICQSGGARMQEATYSLMQLAKVQSKLAQLSEAGLLYIAYLCDPTFGGITASFAMTADIIMAEPRALIGFAGPRVIRETIGRDLPEGFQTSEFLKEKGFVDFIVKRTEIKEVVSKTVNLLAVKA, encoded by the coding sequence ATGGCATTCGACTGGTTTAAAAGAAAAGCACAAAATATTACCACTTCAACCGACGAGAAAAAAGATGTTCCAAAAGGACTTTGGCATCAGACTCCGTCAGGAAAAGTTGTGGAGCACGATGAACTAAAGAAAAACAATTATGTTTCTCCTGAAGACGATTTTCATGTAAGAATAGGAAGTGCAGAGTTTTTCGACATCCTTTTTGACGAAGGAAAATTCACTGAGCTTGATGCGAATGTTGAAAGTATAGACATCCTTAATTTTAAAGATACAAAATCTTACACCGACCGTCTAAAAGAAGTTAAGGCAAAGACAAAATTGACTGATTCTATCAGAAACGCAGTAGGGACCGTAAATGGAACTGAAATGGTAGTTTCTTGTATGGATTTTGCTTTCATCGGAGGATCTTTAGGTTCTGTGATGGGTGAAAAAATCAGAAGAGCAATTGATTATTGTATCGAAAAAAGACTTCCTTACATGATTATTTGCCAATCTGGTGGAGCAAGAATGCAGGAAGCAACGTACTCTTTGATGCAATTGGCTAAAGTACAATCTAAATTGGCTCAGCTTTCAGAAGCTGGACTTTTGTACATCGCCTATCTTTGTGACCCAACTTTTGGTGGAATTACCGCTTCATTTGCAATGACTGCAGATATCATCATGGCAGAACCAAGAGCATTAATCGGATTTGCAGGACCAAGAGTTATCCGTGAAACTATCGGTAGAGATTTACCAGAAGGTTTCCAAACTTCAGAGTTCTTGAAAGAAAAAGGTTTTGTAGACTTTATTGTAAAAAGAACTGAAATTAAAGAAGTTGTTTCTAAAACAGTGAATTTATTAGCCGTAAAAGCTTAA
- the fbaA gene encoding class II fructose-bisphosphate aldolase translates to MSRIFPAGVATGQLVTDIFQYAKENKFALPAVNVVGSSNVNAVMETAAKLNSPVIIQFSNGGASFNAGKGLSNDAQRSAILGGIAGAKHIHTLAEAYGATVILHTDHAAKKLLPWIDGLMEANEEFFKQTGKSLYSSHMLDLSEESLEENLEISAEYFERMAKLQMTLEVEIGVTGGEEDGVDNSSVDNSLLYTQPEDIAYTYEKLKAISDNFTIAAAFGNVHGVYKPGNVVLTPKILDNSQKFVQEKFGTAEKPINFVFHGGSGSSLEEIREAIDYGVIKMNIDTDLQFAYSEGVRDYMVENVEYLRTQIGNPEGEEKPNKKYYDPRVWIRKGEETFSKRLIQAFEDLNNVNTLK, encoded by the coding sequence ATGAGTAGAATTTTCCCGGCAGGAGTTGCCACAGGTCAGTTAGTTACAGATATTTTTCAATATGCTAAAGAAAATAAATTTGCATTACCTGCAGTAAACGTTGTTGGTTCTAGCAACGTAAACGCAGTAATGGAAACTGCAGCAAAATTAAACTCACCTGTAATCATTCAGTTTTCTAACGGTGGAGCCTCTTTCAACGCTGGAAAAGGATTGAGCAATGATGCTCAGAGATCAGCTATTTTAGGTGGTATCGCTGGAGCTAAACACATTCATACCCTTGCTGAAGCTTACGGAGCTACAGTAATTTTACATACCGATCACGCAGCAAAAAAATTATTGCCTTGGATTGACGGTTTAATGGAGGCTAACGAAGAATTCTTCAAGCAAACAGGAAAATCTCTTTACTCTTCTCACATGCTTGATCTTTCTGAAGAATCTTTAGAAGAAAACTTAGAGATTTCTGCTGAATATTTTGAAAGAATGGCAAAACTTCAAATGACTTTAGAAGTTGAAATTGGAGTTACAGGAGGTGAAGAAGATGGTGTAGACAATTCTAGTGTAGACAACTCTTTATTGTACACTCAGCCAGAAGATATCGCTTACACTTACGAAAAACTGAAGGCTATCTCTGATAACTTTACCATTGCAGCAGCATTTGGAAACGTACACGGAGTTTACAAGCCAGGAAACGTAGTTCTTACTCCAAAAATCTTAGATAACTCTCAGAAATTTGTTCAGGAGAAATTCGGAACTGCAGAGAAACCAATTAATTTTGTATTCCACGGTGGTTCAGGTTCTAGTTTAGAAGAAATCAGAGAAGCAATTGATTATGGGGTAATTAAGATGAATATTGACACCGACCTTCAGTTCGCTTACTCAGAAGGAGTTAGAGATTACATGGTAGAAAATGTAGAATATCTAAGAACTCAAATCGGAAATCCTGAAGGAGAAGAAAAGCCTAACAAAAAATACTATGACCCAAGAGTTTGGATCAGAAAAGGTGAAGAAACTTTCTCTAAGAGATTGATTCAGGCATTTGAAGATTTAAATAACGTAAATACGCTTAAATAA
- a CDS encoding nucleoside recognition domain-containing protein, giving the protein MVLSRIWSAFIIIAITIASIKYISSSHYKTIFNDMVVGKGGDTVQIATQKTNSLSPIIRDSLMKKNDFADRRIHYKTDSLKQNVQVYRVQEADGVIGTSETAVKICLGLIGIMTLFMGFMSIAEKAGGINLLSRLIQPFFSKLFPEIPKNHPAFGHMLMNFSANLLGLDNAATPFGLKAMESLQTLNPNKDTASNSQIMFLCLHAGGMTLIPVSIIAIRASMGSKTPTDIFLPCMIATFAATLAAMIFVSLYQKINLLKPVVLAYVGGISALIALLVVYLVQLSKNELDDFSKVLSNGLILFIFIAIVLGAVYKKINVFDAFIEGAKEGFWTCVKIIPYLVGMLIAISLLRTSGVFDVLIDGMKWVANVAHLDSRFVDGLPTALIKPLSGSGARGMMVDTMATFGADSFQGKLAAVLQGSSDTTFYVIAVYFGAVAVKNTRYTVIAMLLADLVGVITAIGLAYLFFA; this is encoded by the coding sequence ATGGTTCTCAGCAGAATTTGGTCAGCTTTCATCATCATTGCCATTACTATTGCAAGTATAAAATACATCTCATCAAGCCACTACAAAACCATTTTCAACGATATGGTAGTTGGAAAAGGCGGTGATACGGTGCAGATTGCAACACAAAAAACCAACAGCCTCTCTCCTATTATTCGAGACAGTTTGATGAAAAAAAATGATTTTGCAGACCGTAGAATTCATTATAAAACAGATTCTTTAAAACAAAATGTACAGGTTTATCGAGTTCAGGAAGCAGACGGCGTCATTGGAACTTCTGAAACTGCCGTTAAAATCTGCCTTGGTTTAATTGGAATTATGACCTTATTCATGGGCTTCATGAGTATTGCCGAAAAAGCAGGAGGAATCAATCTTTTAAGCCGATTGATACAGCCATTTTTTTCAAAATTATTTCCTGAAATTCCGAAAAACCATCCTGCGTTTGGTCATATGCTGATGAATTTTAGTGCCAATCTTTTAGGTTTAGACAATGCTGCAACCCCTTTTGGACTAAAAGCGATGGAAAGTTTACAAACTTTGAATCCAAATAAAGATACCGCAAGCAATTCACAAATCATGTTCCTGTGTCTTCACGCTGGGGGAATGACTCTAATTCCGGTTTCGATTATTGCCATCAGAGCTTCAATGGGCTCAAAAACACCGACTGATATTTTCTTACCTTGTATGATTGCGACATTTGCAGCCACTTTAGCAGCCATGATTTTCGTTTCATTATACCAAAAAATAAATTTATTAAAACCTGTAGTTCTTGCTTACGTGGGTGGAATTTCAGCCTTGATAGCACTTTTGGTCGTTTATTTAGTACAATTGAGCAAGAATGAACTGGATGATTTCAGCAAAGTTTTAAGCAATGGTTTAATTTTATTTATTTTCATTGCCATTGTTTTAGGAGCTGTTTATAAAAAAATTAATGTCTTTGATGCATTTATTGAAGGGGCAAAAGAGGGTTTCTGGACCTGTGTAAAAATTATCCCTTATTTGGTAGGAATGCTAATTGCAATTTCTTTACTAAGAACTTCAGGCGTTTTCGACGTTCTTATCGATGGAATGAAATGGGTTGCCAATGTTGCCCATTTAGACTCACGCTTTGTAGACGGCCTTCCGACGGCATTAATCAAACCTTTATCAGGTTCTGGAGCAAGAGGAATGATGGTTGACACAATGGCTACCTTTGGAGCAGACAGTTTCCAGGGTAAATTGGCAGCAGTTCTTCAGGGAAGCTCAGACACGACGTTTTACGTAATTGCAGTTTATTTCGGAGCAGTAGCTGTAAAGAATACAAGATATACCGTAATTGCTATGCTTTTGGCTGATTTGGTGGGTGTGATTACCGCAATTGGATTGGCGTATTTGTTTTTTGCTTAA
- a CDS encoding MotA/TolQ/ExbB proton channel family protein, translating into MLLTELTQILFAQVAVPTIPVEKLEFSFWNILFHGGIFAKIVMVTVLLLGVFSVYLFFERFFFIKRMTSKTDSNFMNNIEDFIRDGKIEAAADYCKTQNSPESRILEKGISRLGRPVSDIVSAMESQAQIEVANMEKNLNLLAVVPSIAPMLGLLGTVIGMIIAFFDLSHAEGAFSPKTLSEGIYTALGQTAVGLAVAIPANFFYNILLTRIDKFVLRSQNVSGEFLDIINKPL; encoded by the coding sequence ATGCTGCTAACAGAACTTACTCAGATTTTATTTGCACAGGTCGCTGTACCTACTATACCTGTAGAAAAGCTTGAATTTTCTTTTTGGAATATCCTTTTTCATGGTGGTATCTTCGCTAAAATAGTGATGGTAACTGTTTTGCTATTAGGAGTTTTCTCTGTTTATCTATTTTTTGAAAGATTTTTCTTTATTAAAAGAATGACTTCAAAAACAGATTCTAATTTTATGAATAACATTGAAGACTTTATTCGAGATGGAAAAATAGAAGCTGCAGCAGATTATTGCAAAACACAGAATTCACCAGAATCTAGAATTTTAGAAAAAGGAATTTCAAGATTGGGAAGGCCGGTTTCTGATATAGTAAGCGCGATGGAATCTCAGGCGCAGATTGAGGTTGCCAATATGGAAAAAAACCTGAATCTTTTAGCGGTTGTACCAAGTATTGCACCGATGTTGGGGCTTTTGGGAACGGTAATCGGGATGATTATTGCGTTCTTTGATTTATCACATGCTGAAGGTGCTTTTTCACCGAAAACGTTGTCTGAAGGTATTTATACCGCTCTTGGGCAAACAGCTGTTGGTTTGGCAGTGGCAATTCCGGCAAACTTTTTCTACAATATTTTGCTGACAAGAATTGATAAGTTCGTTTTGAGAAGTCAGAATGTTTCAGGAGAATTTTTAGATATTATCAATAAACCTTTATAA
- a CDS encoding ferric siderophore ABC transporter substrate-binding protein has product MRGYTINRAEENKDKIKSAVLSILIWSAILLFVFIYKMEPTEREKEPEVITTMLVNFGDNRNGAGIEEPANQEGSLAAKAIETAPEPTESVVSEPKTVIVPDPKPESKKTEVKDKIITGTNTKVTAPKKEDSKIDKKSTASSTTKSTKGSATTANSKTRNGDGKGTAAIGNLIKGRGTKAGSQGAGEGIGNKGDPLGGDGNGNSKIGIDRKLTDYIPGTYNRGGVQPSHNCTASGSITIDYVVDKAGNITSAKRSRGISDPCIVSTSVAWVKKYVKAEKASVSSSGTYNITF; this is encoded by the coding sequence ATGAGAGGGTATACGATAAATAGGGCCGAAGAAAATAAAGATAAGATAAAAAGTGCAGTACTTTCTATCCTTATTTGGTCTGCTATTTTGTTATTCGTTTTCATTTATAAAATGGAACCTACTGAGCGGGAAAAAGAACCTGAGGTGATTACTACCATGCTCGTTAACTTTGGAGATAACCGAAATGGAGCCGGAATTGAAGAACCGGCGAACCAAGAAGGTAGTTTGGCTGCAAAGGCTATAGAAACTGCTCCAGAGCCGACTGAAAGTGTTGTTTCTGAGCCTAAAACGGTTATTGTTCCCGATCCAAAACCTGAATCAAAAAAAACGGAGGTTAAAGACAAAATTATTACAGGAACGAATACCAAAGTTACTGCTCCGAAAAAAGAAGATTCAAAAATTGATAAAAAATCAACGGCAAGCTCGACGACGAAAAGCACAAAAGGTTCTGCAACAACAGCCAATTCTAAAACAAGAAATGGTGACGGAAAAGGAACTGCAGCTATCGGAAACCTAATTAAAGGCCGTGGAACAAAAGCCGGAAGCCAAGGAGCGGGTGAAGGTATCGGAAATAAAGGTGATCCATTAGGTGGTGACGGAAATGGCAACAGCAAAATCGGGATAGACAGAAAGCTTACAGATTATATTCCAGGAACTTATAACAGAGGAGGTGTTCAACCAAGTCATAATTGTACGGCAAGTGGCTCTATCACAATAGACTACGTTGTTGATAAAGCCGGAAACATTACTTCTGCGAAGCGCTCCAGAGGCATTTCAGATCCTTGCATCGTTTCCACATCGGTAGCATGGGTTAAGAAATATGTGAAAGCTGAAAAAGCCAGCGTATCATCCTCCGGAACTTACAACATCACCTTCTAA
- a CDS encoding NAD kinase has protein sequence MKAAIYSQKKDLDTFLYLSKFISELESRGVKSVLFDEMVEALQFSKIFETFGNKQDLIDKEVDLFFTFGGDGTIVNSLTFIEDLEIPVVGVNTGRLGFLASFTKEEAFKELDSILKGDVKTSRRSVIEVVSPKSDEFFPYALNDVTISRKETTSMVTVDSYINDEFLNVFWGDGVIVSTPTGSTAYSLSCGGPIISPNNENFVITPIAPHNLNVRPLVVNDKVEIKFKVESRVPQYSLSLDSRLIHIETDKEIIIKKASFQLLLVQPNNLSFYETIRQKLLWGRDKRN, from the coding sequence ATGAAGGCAGCCATATATTCTCAGAAAAAAGATCTTGATACTTTTTTATATTTAAGCAAATTTATTTCTGAATTGGAAAGCAGAGGTGTAAAATCTGTTTTGTTTGACGAAATGGTTGAAGCGCTTCAGTTTTCTAAAATTTTTGAAACTTTTGGCAATAAACAGGATCTTATTGATAAAGAAGTTGATCTTTTCTTCACTTTTGGTGGCGACGGAACGATTGTAAACTCTTTAACCTTTATTGAAGACCTTGAAATCCCTGTCGTGGGTGTCAACACCGGAAGACTCGGATTTTTGGCAAGTTTCACCAAAGAAGAAGCTTTCAAAGAACTAGATTCTATATTGAAAGGTGATGTGAAAACCAGCCGAAGATCAGTAATAGAAGTAGTTTCTCCAAAATCTGATGAATTTTTTCCGTATGCTTTAAATGATGTGACAATTTCTAGAAAAGAAACTACATCAATGGTGACGGTAGATTCTTATATTAATGATGAATTTTTAAACGTATTTTGGGGCGACGGCGTTATCGTTTCTACACCGACAGGTTCTACGGCCTACTCTTTAAGCTGTGGCGGACCTATTATTTCTCCCAATAACGAAAATTTTGTCATCACTCCTATTGCGCCACACAACTTGAATGTAAGACCTTTAGTAGTCAACGATAAGGTAGAAATTAAATTTAAAGTAGAAAGCAGGGTTCCGCAATATTCTCTTTCATTAGATTCAAGATTAATTCATATTGAAACCGATAAAGAAATAATCATAAAAAAAGCCAGCTTCCAGTTATTATTGGTGCAACCCAATAATTTAAGCTTTTACGAAACCATCCGTCAGAAGCTACTTTGGGGCCGAGATAAAAGAAATTAG
- a CDS encoding RNA methyltransferase yields MVNKLKLEELNRIDIETFKKVEKIPLVVVLDNIRSMHNVGATFRTADAFLIQKIILCGITPQPPHREIHKAALGATESVDWSYETDINMAIDDLKSQGFEVVGIEQTTNSQMITDFSIDKTKKYAVILGNEVEGISDEALQNIDSFIEIPQLGTKHSLNVSVCGGIVMWEFTKALK; encoded by the coding sequence TTGGTAAATAAATTAAAACTGGAAGAACTCAACAGAATAGATATAGAAACTTTTAAAAAAGTTGAAAAAATTCCGTTGGTAGTCGTTTTAGATAATATAAGAAGCATGCACAATGTAGGCGCAACTTTCAGAACGGCTGATGCTTTTTTGATTCAAAAAATTATTCTGTGTGGAATTACGCCTCAACCGCCACACCGAGAGATTCATAAAGCAGCCTTAGGAGCAACCGAAAGTGTAGACTGGTCGTATGAAACAGATATTAATATGGCCATTGATGATTTAAAAAGTCAAGGTTTTGAAGTTGTTGGAATCGAGCAAACAACAAACAGTCAAATGATTACAGATTTCAGCATCGACAAAACAAAAAAATATGCAGTTATTTTGGGTAATGAAGTAGAAGGAATAAGTGATGAAGCTTTGCAGAATATCGATTCATTTATTGAGATTCCGCAACTCGGAACAAAGCACTCTTTAAACGTAAGTGTATGCGGTGGAATCGTGATGTGGGAGTTTACAAAAGCCCTAAAATAA